The genomic DNA TTCGCGGTCTACCTGAGCGATGCGTTCCTCAATGTTCATTGTATACGCTCTCCTGGTGTTAATCTTGTAGCCTCCATTCCACCGCCTGGCGGTGTGCTTCCAGACCTTCCACCGCCGCCAGAGTCTCGATGGCTTCCGCGACCTGTTGCAGGGCTTCGCGGGTGAAGCTGACCACGCTGGTCTTTTTGACAAAATCATCCACGTTCAACGGCGAGGCGTAGCGTGCGGTGCCGCTGGTGGGCAGTGTGTGGCTGGGACCTGCCACGTAGTCTCCCAGCGACTGCGGGGAGTAGTTGCCGATGAGCACCGCGCCCGCGCAACGGATGTGGGGTAGATATCGCCACGGCTCGGCGACCATCAGCGCAAGGTGTTCGGGAGCGCACAGGTTAGCGAGTTCTACCGCCTCGTCCATGTCGCGCGCGATGAGGATGCCCCCGTTTTGCGTCAGGGTCTGCTGCAGGATATCCCGACGGGGCAGCTTGGCAACCGCTTTTTCTATCTCCTGCAACACCGCCTGCGCGAGGGCAGGGGATGGGGTTATCAGGAAGGCGGCGGTGTGGATGTCGTGCTCTGCCTGTGTGAGCATGTCTATCGCCACATAGCGCGGGTTGGCAGTATCGTCTGCAAGGATGCATACCTCGCTGGGACCCGCGAGCATATCGATGCCCACCATGCCGTACACCAGCTTCTTGGCAACAGTGACGTAGATATTGCCCGGTCCCACGATCTTGTCCACCGCAGGAATAGACTGCGTGCCGTAAGCCATTGCAGCTATCGCCTGCGCTCCGCCCACCTTGAAGATGCGGTTCACCCCGGCTTCCTGCGCCGCCAGCAGCACCAGCGGATGCACCGTGTCGTCTTTGCGCGGCGGAGTACAGAGTAGTATCTCTTCCACGCCGGCTACCTGCGCGGGGATAGCGCACATCAGCACCGAGCTGGGATACACCGCCAGTCCACCGGGCACGTAAACGCCTACCCGTTGCAGCGGGGTTATCATCTGCCCAACCAGCCCGCCGTGTTCGTCCACCTGGAACCACGAAGTGCGCTTCTGGTGTTCATGGAAACGG from Armatimonadota bacterium includes the following:
- a CDS encoding histidinol dehydrogenase, whose product is MRVLSTERASREEIMALLRRSLALDDAEIESRVRAILKDVASRGDDALREYTARFDGVQLAQLEVTREELQRAREEVPVPVADALRLAAVRIRRFHEHQKRTSWFQVDEHGGLVGQMITPLQRVGVYVPGGLAVYPSSVLMCAIPAQVAGVEEILLCTPPRKDDTVHPLVLLAAQEAGVNRIFKVGGAQAIAAMAYGTQSIPAVDKIVGPGNIYVTVAKKLVYGMVGIDMLAGPSEVCILADDTANPRYVAIDMLTQAEHDIHTAAFLITPSPALAQAVLQEIEKAVAKLPRRDILQQTLTQNGGILIARDMDEAVELANLCAPEHLALMVAEPWRYLPHIRCAGAVLIGNYSPQSLGDYVAGPSHTLPTSGTARYASPLNVDDFVKKTSVVSFTREALQQVAEAIETLAAVEGLEAHRQAVEWRLQD